A portion of the Deinococcus peraridilitoris DSM 19664 genome contains these proteins:
- a CDS encoding inositol monophosphatase family protein, with amino-acid sequence MVTLFADHLHTAIRAARAAGAIHLAYAGRAFGVRSKTTLGDLVTEVDTLAEAEIRRLLLADFPEHAILGEEEGLVGEIREARWVVDPLDGTVNYAHGFPVYCVSIGFEQHGERMVGVVYDPTRDELFTAVKGEGAFLNGQQIQVSTTEPLATPALLATGFPYNVAQDARNLDLLRRALALGLPVRRAGAAALDLCYVACGRFDGYWEFGLKPWDAAAGSLIVEEAGGRVSDGQGRPTPYGPMIVASNKVLHEELLGMLR; translated from the coding sequence ATGGTGACCCTGTTCGCCGACCATCTTCATACAGCCATCAGGGCCGCGCGTGCGGCCGGCGCCATTCACCTTGCCTATGCTGGCCGCGCCTTTGGAGTGCGCAGCAAGACGACGCTGGGCGACCTCGTGACCGAGGTGGATACGCTCGCCGAAGCGGAAATCCGCCGCCTGTTGCTGGCAGACTTTCCCGAGCATGCCATTCTCGGCGAAGAGGAAGGCCTGGTCGGTGAAATCCGGGAAGCCCGCTGGGTGGTCGATCCACTGGACGGCACCGTGAATTACGCCCACGGCTTTCCGGTGTACTGCGTCTCGATCGGCTTCGAGCAGCACGGCGAGCGGATGGTCGGCGTAGTGTACGACCCGACGCGCGACGAGCTGTTTACGGCCGTGAAAGGAGAAGGCGCCTTTCTGAACGGCCAGCAGATTCAGGTCTCCACTACCGAGCCCCTGGCCACTCCGGCCCTGCTTGCCACCGGCTTTCCCTACAACGTGGCTCAGGACGCGCGCAACCTGGATCTCCTGCGGCGGGCGCTGGCCCTCGGTCTGCCGGTGCGCCGTGCGGGAGCAGCGGCTTTGGACCTGTGTTACGTGGCCTGTGGCCGGTTTGACGGGTACTGGGAGTTCGGTTTGAAGCCCTGGGACGCGGCGGCGGGCAGTTTGATCGTCGAGGAAGCTGGTGGGCGTGTGAGTGACGGTCAGGGTCGCCCCACTCCCTACGGACCGATGATCGTCGCTTCCAACAAAGTGCTGCACGAGGAACTTTTGGGCATGCTACGGTAA
- a CDS encoding histone deacetylase family protein, with amino-acid sequence MTRFRAYTPAEYTFPLPEGHRFPLYKYAGVALQLQGQLPILPAPALEWELAEAVHDRGYLDRWRAGEVSRDEVRVFGLPWSPEVVERARRASGATVVALRDALRSGWGVNLSGGTHHAFFDRAEGFSLLNDVVIAVTLALREGWVSRVAIVDLDVHQGNGTASLLAREARAYTLSVHGERNYPFRKERSSLDIALGDGVSDLQYLHVLDTQVFPALDAFRPDLLVYLAGVDVLGGDRFGRFALTLEGADERSRRVYRWCKAAGVPAVTTMAGGYNRDFALTVNAHARTVEVGLEEFS; translated from the coding sequence ATGACGCGCTTTCGCGCTTACACGCCCGCCGAGTACACGTTCCCCCTGCCCGAAGGACACCGTTTCCCGCTGTACAAGTACGCCGGGGTGGCGCTGCAACTGCAGGGTCAGCTGCCGATTCTGCCGGCACCGGCGCTGGAGTGGGAGCTGGCCGAGGCCGTGCATGATCGTGGGTACCTTGACCGCTGGCGTGCCGGCGAGGTGTCGCGTGACGAGGTCAGGGTGTTCGGCTTGCCCTGGAGCCCTGAAGTGGTGGAGCGCGCGCGCCGCGCTTCGGGCGCGACCGTCGTGGCGCTGCGGGACGCCTTGCGCAGTGGCTGGGGCGTCAATCTGTCCGGCGGGACCCACCACGCCTTTTTCGACCGGGCCGAAGGGTTTTCGTTGCTCAACGACGTGGTGATCGCCGTGACGCTGGCCTTGCGTGAAGGCTGGGTGTCGCGCGTAGCGATTGTCGACCTCGACGTTCATCAGGGCAACGGTACGGCCAGCCTGCTGGCGCGTGAGGCGCGGGCGTACACCCTGAGCGTGCACGGCGAGCGCAACTACCCGTTTCGCAAAGAGCGCAGCAGCCTTGATATCGCTCTGGGTGACGGCGTGAGCGACCTGCAATACCTGCACGTGTTGGACACGCAGGTTTTCCCCGCGCTCGATGCCTTTCGCCCCGACCTGCTGGTGTACCTGGCGGGTGTGGACGTGCTGGGAGGAGACCGCTTCGGGCGTTTCGCCCTGACCTTGGAGGGCGCCGACGAGCGCTCGCGCCGGGTATACCGGTGGTGCAAGGCGGCAGGCGTTCCCGCAGTGACGACCATGGCAGGCGGTTACAACCGCGATTTCGCCCTGACCGTCAACGCGCACGCCCGGACGGTCGAGGTGGGCCTTGAAGAATTCTCCTGA